Proteins co-encoded in one Paraburkholderia terrae genomic window:
- a CDS encoding MFS transporter, with amino-acid sequence MSSPANPLHHPGAGAPPSTFEEATYRKVAWRLTPLLMLSYVVAYLDRVNVGFAKLGMSADLGLSDAVYGFGAGIFFIGYFIFEVPSNVILHRVGARVWIARIMVTWGIVSMLTMFVTTPTMFYVMRFLLGLAEAGFFPGIILYLTYWYPAHRRGRMTTWFMTAIAISGVVGGPISGYILKSFDGANGWHGWQWLFLLEGIPSIIVGILVFIVLDDRISKAKWLTKEERELLERNIAAEDATKEDHAIGKVMMSPRVLMMSLIYFSFVMGLYGVSFWLPTIIKSTGVTDAFTIGLLSAIPFAAAVVAMVFVARSADRMRERRWHVAVPGFVGALGLVLSVVWAHDTTLAMAGLTLATMGILTTLPLFWSLPTSFLAGTGAAAGIALINSIGNLAGFLSPYAVGWLKQATAGNAAGMYMLAAFMVLGGVLAVSVPSRLVNK; translated from the coding sequence GTGTCCAGTCCTGCGAATCCGCTCCACCATCCCGGCGCAGGGGCGCCGCCTTCCACCTTCGAAGAGGCGACCTACAGAAAAGTCGCCTGGCGCCTGACGCCGCTGTTGATGCTCAGCTATGTCGTGGCCTATCTGGACCGCGTGAACGTCGGCTTCGCGAAGCTCGGCATGAGCGCGGACCTGGGCCTTTCTGACGCCGTCTACGGCTTTGGCGCGGGGATATTCTTCATCGGTTATTTCATCTTCGAAGTGCCGAGCAACGTGATTCTGCATCGCGTCGGCGCGCGGGTCTGGATTGCGCGGATCATGGTGACGTGGGGGATCGTGTCGATGCTGACGATGTTCGTCACCACGCCGACGATGTTCTACGTGATGCGCTTTCTGCTCGGCCTGGCGGAAGCGGGCTTCTTCCCCGGCATCATTCTGTATCTGACCTACTGGTATCCGGCGCACCGGCGCGGGCGCATGACGACCTGGTTCATGACGGCGATTGCGATTTCAGGCGTGGTGGGCGGGCCGATCTCGGGCTACATCCTGAAGTCGTTCGACGGCGCGAACGGATGGCATGGCTGGCAGTGGCTTTTCCTGCTCGAAGGGATACCGTCGATCATCGTCGGCATTCTGGTGTTCATCGTGCTGGACGACCGCATCTCGAAGGCGAAGTGGCTCACGAAGGAAGAGCGCGAGCTGCTGGAGCGCAACATCGCTGCCGAAGACGCGACGAAGGAAGATCATGCTATCGGCAAGGTGATGATGAGCCCGCGCGTGCTGATGATGAGCCTGATCTATTTTTCGTTTGTGATGGGGCTTTATGGTGTGAGTTTCTGGCTGCCGACCATTATCAAATCGACGGGTGTCACTGACGCGTTCACGATTGGGTTGTTGTCGGCGATTCCGTTCGCTGCTGCCGTGGTGGCGATGGTGTTTGTTGCGCGTAGCGCCGATCGGATGCGGGAGCGGCGTTGGCACGTTGCTGTGCCGGGATTTGTGGGGGCACTTGGGCTTGTGCTTTCTGTCGTGTGGGCGCATGACACCACCCTGGCGATGGCTGGGCTCACGCTTGCCACCATGGGCATTCTGACTACGCTGCCGCTGTTTTGGAGTTTGCCTACCTCGTTTCTTGCTGGTACGGGCGCGGCCGCTGGGATTGCGTTGATTAATTCCATTGGGAATCTGGCGGGGTTTCTTAGTCCTTATGCAGTGGGCTGGCTCAAGCAGGCTACCGCCGGGAATGCGGCTGGGATGTATATGCTCGCGGCGTTTATGGTTCTTGGAGGTGTGCTCGCGGTTAGTGTGCCTTCCAGGCTTGTGAATAAGTGA
- a CDS encoding heme biosynthesis protein HemY yields MALRGLLWLAFLFAIAVVLAIVGRFDTGQVLLVYPPYRIDISLNLFIVGIIVAFIVIYALLRIVRNIWRMPQRVAAYRSRQRVAKAHAALRDAIGNLYAGRFSRAEKAARDSLTNPDNKGAAGLIAANAAHRMHEYARRDEYLAQIDSTDWQDARLMATADMRADGRDADGALLALTEMQSQGGRRIHAQQIALRAQQQLKNWGEVLKLVKTLEKREAIHPAVAVRLRQLAAENLLRDRRHNADALLELWHSLTPVERHSPRLADVAAELLVALGRPQDARKIVEEALAQNWDARLLRRYPDTTGGDALPLIQKAEAWRKERPDDADLMFALGRLCLHQQLWGKAQSFLEQALKLADNETLKIRSHRALARLHEQLGDADKASAHYRESALAMNVV; encoded by the coding sequence ATGGCGCTGCGTGGACTTCTCTGGCTCGCTTTCCTGTTTGCGATCGCCGTGGTGCTCGCGATCGTCGGTCGCTTCGACACCGGGCAGGTGTTGCTGGTCTATCCGCCGTATCGGATCGATATTTCGTTGAACCTGTTCATCGTCGGGATCATCGTCGCGTTCATCGTGATTTATGCGTTGCTGCGCATCGTGCGCAACATCTGGCGTATGCCGCAGCGGGTCGCCGCGTATCGCTCGCGTCAGCGGGTCGCGAAGGCGCATGCGGCGTTGCGCGATGCGATCGGCAATCTCTACGCGGGCCGCTTCTCGCGCGCCGAGAAAGCTGCGCGCGACTCGCTCACCAATCCCGACAACAAGGGTGCGGCGGGCCTGATCGCCGCGAACGCCGCGCACCGGATGCACGAGTACGCCCGTCGCGACGAATATCTCGCGCAGATCGATTCGACTGACTGGCAGGACGCGCGCCTGATGGCGACGGCCGATATGCGTGCCGATGGCCGCGATGCGGATGGCGCGTTGCTCGCGCTGACCGAAATGCAGTCGCAGGGTGGTCGCCGCATTCATGCGCAGCAGATTGCATTGCGCGCGCAGCAGCAATTGAAGAACTGGGGCGAAGTGCTCAAGCTCGTGAAGACGCTGGAGAAGCGCGAGGCGATTCATCCCGCTGTTGCCGTGCGTTTGCGGCAGCTTGCGGCGGAGAATCTGTTGCGCGATCGCAGGCACAATGCTGACGCGCTGCTTGAGTTGTGGCATTCGCTGACGCCTGTTGAGCGGCATTCGCCGCGGCTTGCGGATGTTGCGGCTGAGTTGCTGGTGGCGCTGGGGCGTCCGCAGGATGCGCGGAAGATTGTTGAAGAGGCGCTCGCGCAGAATTGGGATGCGCGGTTGTTGCGGCGTTATCCTGATACCACTGGCGGTGACGCGTTGCCGTTGATTCAGAAGGCTGAAGCCTGGCGGAAGGAGCGTCCTGACGACGCGGATCTGATGTTTGCGCTTGGGCGGTTGTGTCTGCATCAGCAGTTGTGGGGGAAGGCGCAGTCGTTTCTTGAGCAGGCGCTCAAGCTGGCTGATAACGAGACTTTGAAGATTCGGTCGCATCGGGCGTTGGCTCGTTTACATGAGCAGCTCGGGGATGCTGATAAGGCTAGCGCGCATTATCGGGAGAGTGCGCTGGCTATGAATGTGGTTTGA
- the hemDX gene encoding fused uroporphyrinogen-III synthase HemD/membrane protein HemX has product MAADSNPTPDALPSRDGTGASHAKHLTVVLTRPAGQSDALAKTLHDAGAATVEFPLIDIAAADDEAPLRAALAALDRYALVVFVSPNAVDYAFASHDAIWPHALPVGVVGPGSVAALAKHGVEAPAYQVISPAASADDHDGARFDSEALYAAIEASLGDNAFEGKRVLIVRGDGGREWLADRLREAGAEVETVAAYRRLVPDPSIGAWSRIHALLSDESKTPHAWLVTSSEGVRNLAELAHDHLTASEQTHLKRAMFVAPHPRIAETARALGFDSITVSGAGDERIARTLLSLAAPFEVQPVQSNPAQERMSDTNASTNPTPPTSNSAPRPATALPPNQPFTPYEMQQAKPKGNTLLWVVIALVLFAAIAGGIALNRRVIKLDQQLSHRQQVNDSQTAELRVKTEQAVATVRQADAQIAQLEGKLADAQNAQQALQQQYADLARNRDDWTMAEVGQMLSAASEQLQLTGNTQLALFALQSADTRLAASDGAQVLAVRKAIAQDIDKLKSAPSTDLTGLAIKLDNAIDQIDQLPLSGEAPIAHATPHASTPKDVDRVAAATGEPKWKVWWNQLIAGIGQQLTSLVQVRRIDHADAMLVAPDEGYFVRENLKMRLLSARLALLARNQTTLKSDLHAADNALARYFDASSKQVQTVRDLVKQVDDGSGAVDVPNLDTSLQAVHQYRTRG; this is encoded by the coding sequence ATGGCGGCCGACTCGAACCCGACACCCGACGCATTGCCGTCCAGGGACGGCACAGGCGCATCGCACGCGAAGCATCTGACCGTCGTGCTGACCCGTCCGGCGGGACAGTCCGACGCGCTCGCGAAAACGCTGCACGACGCGGGTGCCGCGACCGTCGAATTTCCGCTGATCGATATCGCCGCAGCGGACGATGAAGCGCCGCTGCGCGCGGCGCTCGCAGCGCTCGACCGATACGCGCTGGTCGTCTTCGTGTCGCCGAATGCCGTCGATTACGCGTTCGCGAGCCACGATGCGATCTGGCCGCACGCGCTGCCCGTCGGCGTGGTCGGTCCAGGCAGCGTCGCGGCGCTCGCGAAGCATGGCGTCGAAGCTCCCGCTTACCAGGTGATCAGCCCGGCTGCATCGGCCGATGACCACGACGGCGCGCGCTTCGACTCCGAAGCGCTGTATGCGGCGATTGAAGCGTCGCTTGGCGACAACGCCTTCGAAGGCAAACGCGTGCTGATCGTGCGCGGCGACGGCGGCCGCGAATGGCTCGCCGACCGTTTGCGCGAAGCGGGCGCCGAAGTCGAGACGGTCGCGGCCTACCGGCGCCTCGTGCCCGATCCGTCGATCGGTGCATGGTCTCGCATCCACGCGTTGCTGTCCGACGAATCGAAGACGCCGCACGCGTGGCTCGTCACGAGTTCCGAGGGCGTGCGCAATCTCGCCGAACTCGCGCACGACCACCTCACGGCGAGCGAGCAGACGCACCTGAAGCGGGCGATGTTCGTCGCGCCCCATCCGCGCATCGCGGAAACCGCGCGGGCATTGGGTTTTGATAGCATTACGGTGTCCGGTGCGGGCGATGAACGGATCGCCCGTACGCTGTTGTCTCTCGCGGCCCCTTTTGAAGTTCAACCGGTCCAGTCCAACCCGGCACAAGAACGCATGTCTGATACCAACGCATCCACGAACCCCACGCCCCCGACGTCCAACTCTGCGCCGCGGCCCGCCACTGCGCTGCCGCCGAATCAACCCTTTACGCCCTATGAAATGCAGCAGGCCAAGCCCAAGGGCAACACGCTGCTTTGGGTTGTCATCGCGCTGGTGCTCTTCGCGGCGATCGCGGGCGGCATTGCGCTGAATCGCCGGGTCATCAAGCTCGATCAGCAGCTGTCGCACCGCCAGCAGGTCAACGATTCGCAGACGGCCGAATTGCGCGTGAAGACCGAGCAGGCCGTCGCCACGGTGCGTCAGGCCGATGCGCAGATCGCGCAGCTCGAAGGCAAGCTCGCCGACGCGCAGAACGCGCAGCAGGCGTTGCAGCAGCAATATGCGGATCTCGCACGCAATCGCGACGACTGGACGATGGCCGAAGTCGGCCAGATGCTGTCAGCCGCGAGCGAGCAACTGCAACTGACGGGCAACACGCAGCTCGCGTTGTTCGCGTTGCAGAGCGCGGATACTCGCCTCGCAGCGTCGGACGGCGCGCAAGTGCTGGCTGTGCGCAAGGCGATCGCGCAGGACATCGACAAGCTGAAATCCGCGCCGTCCACTGATCTGACGGGCCTCGCCATCAAGCTCGACAACGCAATAGATCAGATCGACCAGCTGCCGCTTTCGGGCGAGGCGCCGATTGCGCACGCCACGCCGCATGCGTCCACGCCGAAGGATGTCGACCGCGTCGCGGCCGCCACGGGCGAACCGAAGTGGAAAGTGTGGTGGAACCAGCTCATCGCGGGTATTGGCCAGCAGTTGACGAGTCTCGTGCAGGTGCGCCGCATCGACCACGCCGACGCGATGCTCGTCGCGCCCGATGAGGGCTACTTCGTGCGCGAAAACCTGAAGATGCGTCTGTTGTCCGCGCGGCTCGCGCTCCTCGCGCGCAACCAGACGACGCTCAAGTCCGACCTTCACGCCGCGGACAACGCGCTCGCGCGCTACTTCGACGCGTCGTCGAAGCAGGTGCAGACGGTACGCGACCTCGTGAAGCAGGTCGACGACGGCTCGGGCGCGGTCGACGTGCCGAACCTGGATACGAGCCTGCAGGCCGTGCATCAATACCGGACGCGGGGTTAA
- the hemC gene encoding hydroxymethylbilane synthase — MNSETLAPTPPATLVIASRESRLAMWQAEHVRCALHKLYPSCDVKILGMTTRGDQILDRTLSKVGGKGLFVKELENALADGRADLAVHSLKDVPMELPEGFALSTIMEREDPRDAFVSSQYDSLAALPPGSVVGTSSLRREAMLRTRYPELVVKPLRGNLDTRLAKLDRGEYAAIILAAAGLKRLGLGDRIRSLLDPADSLPAAGQGALGIEIRADRADLAAWLAPLHHEHTAAAVEAERMVSRALGGSCEVPLAAYATWHDGALHLRGVVATPDGQRVLSAQASAPAPTTGAALELGREVASQLEAQGALEIVRALTTASGPAASA; from the coding sequence ATGAATTCCGAGACGCTTGCGCCCACTCCGCCCGCCACGCTAGTCATCGCGTCGCGGGAAAGCCGGCTTGCCATGTGGCAAGCCGAGCATGTGCGGTGTGCGCTGCACAAATTATATCCATCTTGTGACGTAAAAATCCTCGGAATGACGACACGTGGCGATCAGATTCTCGATCGGACGCTGTCGAAGGTCGGCGGCAAAGGGTTGTTCGTGAAGGAACTGGAGAACGCGCTGGCCGACGGCCGCGCCGATCTCGCCGTCCATTCGCTGAAAGACGTCCCGATGGAACTGCCCGAAGGCTTCGCGCTGTCGACCATCATGGAGCGCGAGGACCCGCGCGACGCGTTCGTCTCCAGCCAGTACGACTCGCTGGCCGCGTTGCCGCCCGGCAGCGTGGTCGGCACGTCGAGCCTGCGCCGCGAAGCGATGCTGCGCACGCGCTATCCCGAACTCGTCGTGAAGCCGCTGCGTGGCAATCTCGACACGCGCCTCGCGAAGCTCGATCGCGGCGAATACGCGGCCATCATTCTGGCGGCGGCCGGCCTCAAGCGTCTGGGCCTGGGCGACCGCATCCGTTCATTGCTCGATCCCGCCGACAGCCTGCCCGCCGCGGGCCAGGGCGCGCTCGGCATCGAGATCCGCGCGGACCGTGCCGACCTCGCCGCATGGCTCGCGCCGCTGCATCACGAGCACACGGCGGCCGCTGTCGAAGCGGAGCGCATGGTGTCGCGCGCGCTGGGCGGCAGTTGCGAAGTGCCGCTCGCCGCTTACGCGACCTGGCATGACGGCGCGCTGCATCTGCGCGGCGTCGTCGCGACGCCCGACGGCCAGCGCGTGCTGTCCGCGCAAGCCTCGGCGCCCGCGCCGACCACGGGCGCCGCGCTCGAACTGGGCCGCGAGGTCGCGAGCCAGCTCGAAGCGCAGGGCGCACTCGAAATAGTCCGCGCGCTCACCACGGCGAGCGGCCCGGCTGCTTCCGCGTGA